One Solanum pennellii chromosome 10, SPENNV200 genomic region harbors:
- the LOC107032184 gene encoding protein SCARECROW yields the protein MAKALPVSGENCTGVNVVGDSSGEKTSKELFHCENGKMVRKRAASDMEIQTGAGEEHRYLRRPAMIGGSHSQVGDSRVCGNSNFGHGMNSNLTMTTQVSNYSTMQMLPSSTNLCGVTSRGGPGIDTGFSNSTPNLTYTDAITSHHQPQGTQTQNNNNQSPSVCVFSGLPLFPPDRNRQNSGLLLQQPPAAAAAVVSSPLTTGRIDSMEDSTSATAWIDSIIKDLINSSAQVSVPQLIQNVREIIHPCNPYLASLLEYRLRSLTSNNNGGADQHDPMECWRRKESLPPQLAGLQQAQNNANLLQHNILSLPDSSNNQYLNWDIALPNSHNAPVAPSLNQHQQLGGNNPTATDLSFVTLSPQVQQQQQQQQQQESPHSHSQQQAAVDLEQQQKQQQSSSSLSPTSVADNSAKTKTSTPAPPVPINTYREKKEEERQQKRDEEGLHLLTLLLQCAEAVSADNLEEANKMLLEVSELSTPFGTSAQRVAAYFSEAMSARLLNSCLGIYAALPMTSVPMLYTQKMASAFQVFNGISPFIKFSHFTANQAIQEAFEREDRVHIIDLDIMQGLQWPGLFHILASRPGGPPYVRLTGLGTSMDALEATGKRLSDFAERLGLPFEFLPVADKVGNLDPEKLNVSKREAVAVHWLQHSLYDVTGSDSNTLSLLQRLAPKVVTVVEQDLSHAGSFLGRFVEAIHYYSALFDSLGACYGEESEERHVVEQQLLSKEIRNVLAVGGPSRSGDAKFNNWREKLQQSGFRSLSLAGNAAAQATLLLGMFPSHGYTLVEDNGTLKLGWKDLCLFTASAWRPNSLHAAPGSRHFSRPNMD from the exons ATGGCCAAGGCTTTACCTGTGAGTGGTGAGAACTGCACCGGTGTGAACGTCGTCGGTGATAGTAGTGGTGAGAAGACAAGCAAGGAACTTTTCCACTGTGAAAACGGAAAGATGGTTAGGAAGAGAGCGGCGTCTGACATGGAGATCCAGACCGGCGCCGGTGAAGAGCATAGATATTTACGCCGGCCTGCTATGATAGGGGGGTCTCATTCTCAGGTTGGTGATTCAAGGGTTTGTGGTAATAGTAATTTTGGTCATGGTATGAACAGTAATTTGACGATGACGACTCAGGTTTCTAACTACTCCACTATGCAAATGTTACCTTCTTCCACGAACTTGTGCGGTGTGACGTCAAGAGGAGGGCCTGGGATTGATACCGGATTTTCTAATTCAACCCCAAACCTAACTTACACAGACGCCATAACATCGCATCATCAGCCACAAGGTACTCAAACACAGAACAACAACAATCAATCCCCATCTGTTTGTGTTTTCTCCGGTTTGCCCCTTTTTCCTCCAGATAGAAACCGCCAAAACAGCGGTTTACTACTGCAACAACCTCCTGCTGCTGCAGCAGCTGTTGTATCTTCACCTCTTACAACTGGAAGAATCGATTCCATGGAGGATAGCACGTCGGCAACGGCATGGATTGACAGTATTATAAAGGATTTAATCAACAGCTCCGCACAAGTATCCGTGCCCCAACTCATACAGAATGTAAGGGAGATCATTCACCCGTGCAATCCGTATCTCGCATCTCTCCTGGAGTACAGGCTTCGCTCTCTCACTAGCAATAATAATGGTGGTGCTGATCAACATGACCCCATGGAATGCTGGAGAAGAAAAGAATCGCTGCCGCCACAGCTCGCTGGTTTACAACAGGCCCAAAATAATGCCAATTTATTGCAGCACAATATTTTATCCCTTCCTGATTCCTCAAATAATCAATACTTAAACTGGGATATAGCTTTGCCAAACAGCCATAACGCTCCGGTAGCGCCTTCTCTGAACCAGCACCAGCAGCTAGGCGGCAATAATCCTACTGCAACAGATCTTTCATTTGTTACACTTTCTCCTCAAGTgcagcaacagcagcagcaacaacaacaacaagaatcTCCCCATTCTCATTCTCAGCAACAGGCCGCAGTAGACTTAGAGCAACAACAGAAGCAGCAGCAATCTTCTAGTTCTCTATCTCCAACGTCGGTAGCCGACAATAGCGCCAAAACAAAAACTTCAACCCCAGCTCCACCAGTTCCGATCAACACGTACcgagaaaaaaaggaagaagagcGACAGCAGAAGAGGGACGAAGAAGGATTACACCTTCTGACCTTGCTATTGCAATGTGCAGAAGCCGTATCCGCTGATAATTTAGAAGAGGCAAATAAAATGCTATTAGAAGTATCCGAACTCTCCACACCGTTCGGCACATCTGCACAGCGTGTTGCAGCATATTTCTCAGAAGCCATGTCAGCAAGGCTGTTGAATTCATGCTTAGGAATATACGCAGCTCTACCAATGACCAGTGTCCCCATGCTCTACACACAGAAAATGGCATCCGCTTTCCAGGTGTTTAACGGAATCAGCCCTTTCATCAAATTCTCACATTTCACAGCCAATCAAGCTATACAAGAAGCTTTCGAGAGAGAAGACCGGGTACACATAATCGACCTTGATATAATGCAAGGTCTTCAATGGCCCGGTCTTTTCCACATCTTGGCTTCCAGGCCCGGTGGGCCTCCTTACGTTCGGCTCACCGGGCTTGGAACCTCGATGGATGCTCTTGAAGCAACCGGCAAACGACTATCCGATTTTGCCGAACGATTAGGCCTTCCTTTCGAGTTTTTACCAGTTGCTGATAAAGTTGGAAACTTAGATCCTGAGAAATTGAATGTGAGCAAAAGAGAAGCTGTAGCAGTTCATTGGTTGCAACATTCCCTTTACGATGTTACTGGCAGCGACTCTAATACACTCTCCCTCTTACAAAG GTTGGCTCCAAAGGTGGTGACGGTGGTGGAGCAGGATCTGAGCCACGCGGGTTCATTCCTGGGGAGGTTTGTAGAGGCAATACATTACTACTCAGCTCTATTTGACTCACTAGGCGCGTGTTATGGGGAGGAGAGTGAAGAACGACACGTGGTGGAGCAACAACTATTATCAAAGGAGATACGTAATGTACTAGCCGTAGGAGGTCCATCAAGGAGTGGGGATGCTAAATTCAACAACTGGAGAGAGAAGCTTCAACAATCTGGATTTAGATCCTTGTCTCTTGCAGGTAATGCTGCTGCACAAGCTACGCTTTTACTCGGAATGTTCCCGTCTCATGGATACACTTTGGTTGAGGATAATGGAACACTTAAGCTTGGATGGAAAGATCTTTGCTTGTTTACTGCTTCTGCATGGAGACCTAATTCCTTGCATGCTGCACCAGGTTCTCGTCACTTCTCTCGTCCTAATATGGATTAA